The following coding sequences lie in one Agelaius phoeniceus isolate bAgePho1 unplaced genomic scaffold, bAgePho1.hap1 Scaffold_110, whole genome shotgun sequence genomic window:
- the LOC143692970 gene encoding olfactory receptor 14J1-like, which translates to MSNSSSIGHFLLLALADTRQLQLLHFCLLLGISLAALLGNGLIISAVACGHHLHTPMFFFLLNLALADLGSICTTVPKAMHNSLWDTSNISYTGCAAQLFFFVFCATSEYYLLTVMCYDRYVSICKPLHYGTLLGSRACAHMAAAAWASAFLTALVLTANTFSLPLCHGNALGQFFCEIPQILKLSCSQSNLRELGLIAVSVCLAFGCFVFIVFSYVQIFRAVLRIPSEQGRHKAFSTCLPHLAVVTLFISTASFAYLKPRSMSFPSLDLALSVLYSVVPPALNPLIYSLRNQELKAAVRRLMTGWFQKH; encoded by the coding sequence atgtccaacagcagctccatcgggcacttcctcctgctggcattggcagacacgcggcagctgcagctcctgcacttctgcctcttgctgggcatctccctggctgccctcctgggcaacggcctcatcatcagcgccgtagcctgcggccaccacctgcacacgcccatgttcttcttcctgctcaacctggccctcgctgacctgggctccatctgcaccactgtccccaaagccatgcacaattccctctgggacaccagcaacatctcctacactggatgtgctgcacagctctttttctttgttttctgcgCTACATCAGAGTACTACCTCCTGACCGTCATGTGCtatgaccgctacgtgtccatctgcaaacccctgcactatgggaccctcctgggcagcagagcttgtgcccacatggcagcagctgcctgggccagtgcctttctcactgctctcgtgctcacagccaatacattttccctgcccctgtgccatggcaatgccctgggccagttcttctgtgaaatcccacagatcctcaagctctcctgctcacagtccaacctcagggaacttgggctcatTGCTGTAAGTGTGTGTTTagcatttggctgttttgtgttcattgttttctcctatgtgcagatcttcagggctgtgctgaggatcccctctgagcagggacggcacaaagccttttccacctgcctccctcacctggctgtggtcaccCTATTTATTAGCACTGCCTCATTTGCCTATCTGAAGCCCCGCTCTATGTccttcccatccctggatctggccctgtcagttctgtactcggtggtgcctccagccctgaaccccctcatctacagcctgaggaaccaggagctcaaggctgcagtgaggagactgatgactggatggtttcagaaacattaa